In the Leptospira sp. WS4.C2 genome, one interval contains:
- the lnt gene encoding apolipoprotein N-acyltransferase produces the protein MRIHSKIPQIKYPLLLLIPVAILFALALEPFGFTSAGFLCIFLLLYFTKQLTITSGWKQTFAATLLFSSLVTLSSFFWIWNAIRNISGHGVVISSLLFLVYALVSFYKVGIIFFGSVYLTRLRNIKETYFLLFVLPSLFLISDWICPMIFPVYWGDLFRNNILWRQMARLGTEVLGFVSVISASLIYLMILKSEKGIRSYSLFLLPIVCFFAINLYFLAETIPQGPTLHLALLQPNTEYAKREVQENQLWMTKTIQSVYDIGLEAISNSPKPIDLLVMPESAIPFLGTLDSKDSGSTYSKSFTDVTESLVRLSNTPLVFNELVSDEGSRNSLTLLHPISMVSERRYKQTLLPFGEYLPGEKQIPWLRSLFPETSHHVPGKLTDALGFQTKTGETVTFSPLICYEVLYPDLVRQMIVHSPSEFILNLTNDSWFESQTETKQHAGAGRLRSIESGRPVVRVAVTGLTTAYDPWGREMMGELQTFQKAIGYLDLPVVLKERSTPFLKFGPSPWRIVVIFLLFFVFFRSPPRILPNKKKNEIEI, from the coding sequence ATGAGAATTCACTCAAAAATTCCGCAAATTAAGTATCCACTTCTATTACTGATACCAGTTGCTATTCTTTTTGCTCTGGCACTCGAACCCTTCGGATTCACTTCCGCAGGGTTTCTTTGTATCTTTCTACTTCTTTATTTTACCAAACAACTTACGATCACTTCAGGTTGGAAACAAACTTTCGCGGCAACTCTTCTTTTCTCCAGTCTTGTGACTCTTTCCAGTTTCTTTTGGATTTGGAATGCCATTCGGAATATTTCGGGGCATGGAGTTGTCATTTCCTCTCTGCTTTTTTTAGTGTATGCTCTCGTTTCTTTTTATAAGGTAGGGATTATTTTTTTCGGTTCAGTCTACCTCACCAGGTTACGAAACATCAAAGAAACCTATTTCCTTTTGTTTGTTCTTCCCTCTCTTTTTTTAATCTCCGATTGGATTTGTCCGATGATTTTTCCTGTGTATTGGGGGGATTTATTTCGAAACAATATCCTTTGGCGGCAGATGGCAAGACTAGGAACAGAGGTTTTGGGGTTTGTTTCGGTTATATCTGCTTCACTTATTTATCTGATGATTCTAAAATCTGAAAAAGGTATCCGTAGTTATAGCCTATTTCTTCTTCCTATTGTTTGTTTTTTTGCAATCAACTTATACTTTCTTGCAGAAACCATCCCGCAAGGCCCAACCCTTCATTTGGCTTTACTACAACCAAACACAGAATATGCGAAAAGGGAAGTTCAGGAGAACCAGTTGTGGATGACAAAAACCATCCAATCCGTTTATGATATTGGCCTAGAAGCCATCAGCAATTCTCCCAAACCAATAGATTTACTCGTGATGCCTGAATCTGCCATTCCATTTCTTGGAACCCTAGATTCCAAGGATTCCGGATCAACATATAGCAAAAGTTTTACGGATGTCACCGAAAGTTTAGTTCGTCTCAGTAATACGCCTCTTGTTTTTAATGAACTGGTCTCAGACGAAGGATCCAGAAATTCGCTCACCCTACTTCATCCCATCTCTATGGTGTCAGAACGAAGATACAAACAAACCCTCCTCCCATTTGGAGAGTATTTGCCTGGAGAAAAACAAATTCCTTGGCTCCGTTCCCTATTCCCCGAGACAAGTCACCATGTTCCAGGAAAACTAACAGATGCTTTGGGCTTCCAAACCAAAACAGGCGAGACTGTTACATTCAGTCCTCTCATTTGTTATGAAGTCCTTTATCCTGATTTGGTTCGTCAGATGATAGTACACTCTCCATCGGAATTCATTCTCAATCTCACTAATGACTCTTGGTTTGAAAGCCAAACAGAAACCAAACAACATGCGGGAGCAGGAAGGCTTCGTTCGATCGAATCAGGAAGGCCCGTTGTCCGCGTAGCAGTCACCGGTCTCACCACGGCCTATGATCCATGGGGAAGAGAGATGATGGGTGAATTACAAACATTCCAAAAAGCCATTGGGTATTTGGATTTACCGGTAGTCTTAAAGGAAAGAAGCACTCCCTTCCTGAAATTCGGACCGAGTCCTTGGCGAATCGTGGTCATTTTTCTTCTATTTTTTGTATTTTTCCGTAGTCC
- a CDS encoding lipase secretion chaperone, with protein MNVKNLRYLSYGIGALLLVYIAFRIFSSNPMETTNDENPNDKAESYFRTQSDGFSVDPFYLESAKTIFTADGQFLRFEEILTRAKSGELNFISELWNLRRQCPEGSTREQCHEYIKAFIQNEYNGEEAKRLIGMLSNYLKYEEAMVQLDPSSKSYTNQERYEQIKQLRRKYFAKEDAELIFGLEEATADFSFNRKNFLDETKNLKADERIRLYEDYRKKSFGSFYNAVAAREPKFDKFETEMDLRQNELSKLSGSEREAKEKEVRIRYFGKDGNDRMEKVLKEMKEEEEKISKLQTEEKNLLKTYPNLSESEREKKLMELRIQTLGSKELAEEYSRRMEYENSLKNSAN; from the coding sequence ATGAATGTTAAAAATTTACGTTACCTTAGTTACGGCATTGGAGCCTTACTCCTTGTATACATTGCCTTTCGCATCTTTAGTTCGAACCCAATGGAAACTACAAACGATGAAAATCCCAATGACAAAGCAGAATCTTACTTTCGCACACAAAGTGATGGATTCTCAGTGGATCCATTTTATCTAGAATCAGCAAAGACCATCTTTACCGCTGACGGGCAGTTTTTACGTTTCGAGGAAATCCTCACCCGTGCCAAATCAGGAGAGTTAAATTTTATTTCAGAACTTTGGAACTTACGTAGGCAATGTCCCGAAGGAAGCACTCGCGAACAATGTCATGAATACATCAAAGCCTTCATTCAAAATGAATATAATGGAGAAGAGGCCAAACGATTGATTGGTATGTTATCCAATTATTTAAAGTATGAAGAAGCTATGGTTCAATTAGATCCATCAAGCAAATCATACACAAATCAAGAACGCTACGAACAAATCAAACAACTCAGAAGGAAGTATTTTGCCAAAGAAGACGCAGAACTTATCTTCGGTCTCGAAGAAGCCACTGCGGATTTTAGTTTTAATCGAAAGAATTTCCTAGACGAAACCAAAAACTTAAAAGCAGACGAAAGGATTCGTTTATACGAAGACTACCGTAAAAAATCCTTTGGATCCTTTTACAATGCAGTGGCTGCCAGAGAACCTAAGTTTGATAAGTTTGAAACAGAAATGGATCTAAGACAAAACGAACTCTCTAAGTTATCTGGTTCCGAGAGAGAGGCAAAAGAAAAAGAAGTTCGAATTCGTTATTTTGGTAAAGACGGAAACGATCGGATGGAAAAAGTTTTGAAAGAAATGAAAGAAGAAGAGGAAAAAATTTCCAAACTGCAAACAGAAGAAAAAAACTTATTAAAAACTTATCCTAATCTTTCAGAATCAGAACGCGAAAAAAAATTAATGGAACTGAGAATCCAAACCCTAGGCAGTAAGGAATTGGCAGAGGAATATTCAAGAAGAATGGAATATGAGAATTCACTCAAAAATTCCGCAAATTAA
- a CDS encoding esterase/lipase family protein, which produces MIRKGLLAIFITVTLSVPVLASSGSSSKPLAGTYPIILSHGLFGWGENSGGIISIVNYWGGSDDYLRSQGATVFAPGKTAANSNEVRAQELKAAILTYAAATNYTGKFHILGHSQGGLDSRYMVSNLGLSGRTATLTTLNTPHYGSPIADIIKTVLPGWIQPFVASVVETLVKVVYGGTNQQNALAALSSLTKEGLTSFNSYTPNKTGVKYFSYGSYITLPDLIQHPLMGILHPACAAGGLFQGQGATNDGLVPLSSQKWGTWKGGPSYGIFTTGVDHLQASNTLRSGSLWYDVEGYYLNMASNMKANQ; this is translated from the coding sequence ATGATTCGAAAAGGTCTTTTAGCCATTTTTATCACAGTTACTTTGTCGGTTCCCGTTCTCGCAAGTTCCGGTTCTTCTTCAAAACCACTTGCAGGTACCTACCCCATCATCCTTTCTCATGGCCTTTTCGGTTGGGGCGAAAACTCAGGTGGAATCATTAGCATCGTAAACTATTGGGGTGGATCTGACGATTACCTCCGAAGCCAAGGAGCTACTGTATTTGCTCCAGGAAAAACTGCTGCCAACTCCAACGAAGTGCGTGCTCAGGAATTAAAGGCTGCCATCCTTACTTACGCAGCTGCCACAAACTACACTGGAAAATTTCACATCCTCGGTCACTCACAAGGTGGACTCGATAGCCGTTATATGGTTTCCAATTTAGGACTTTCTGGACGCACAGCAACTCTTACCACTTTGAATACTCCGCACTACGGATCTCCGATTGCAGACATTATTAAAACTGTGCTTCCTGGTTGGATCCAACCATTTGTGGCAAGTGTTGTAGAAACTCTTGTGAAAGTAGTTTATGGTGGAACCAACCAACAAAACGCTTTGGCTGCATTGTCTTCTTTAACAAAAGAAGGTCTCACTTCTTTTAACTCTTACACTCCTAACAAAACTGGAGTGAAGTATTTCTCTTACGGATCTTACATTACACTTCCTGACCTGATCCAACACCCTCTGATGGGAATCCTTCACCCAGCTTGTGCTGCTGGTGGACTTTTCCAAGGACAAGGAGCTACTAACGATGGTCTCGTTCCACTTTCTTCTCAAAAATGGGGAACTTGGAAAGGGGGACCTTCTTATGGAATCTTCACTACTGGTGTAGACCACTTACAAGCATCCAACACGCTTCGTTCTGGAAGCCTTTGGTATGATGTAGAAGGTTACTATTTGAATATGGCTTCCAACATGAAGGCAAATCAGTAA
- a CDS encoding TetR family transcriptional regulator, whose product MPNTVPKKISNQTLSKREVTKERIYNSAITLFRKEGYELATMRRIAKEARVSLGLTYYHFKTKEEIVLHFYRESQIEVKLLASQFSKTTRDFKTRLKFIILTQLESFSEYKIFLQVLARHAGDPSHPLSPFSPESTLIREEAVAMIREALETSNLKIREDLAVILPELLWMEQMGLVYFWLSDSSKSYISTKLLMNDSLELTFKLIKLSNFPLFKNVMGPIFRMFRLVKGNPITKKR is encoded by the coding sequence ATGCCAAATACGGTCCCCAAAAAAATATCCAACCAAACATTGAGTAAACGAGAAGTGACAAAGGAGAGGATTTATAATTCTGCAATTACCTTGTTTCGGAAAGAAGGTTATGAACTCGCTACCATGCGTCGAATTGCAAAAGAGGCTCGAGTTTCTTTAGGCCTTACTTACTATCATTTCAAAACAAAAGAAGAGATCGTTCTTCATTTTTACAGAGAGTCCCAAATAGAAGTCAAACTACTTGCCTCACAGTTTTCTAAAACTACAAGAGATTTTAAGACCAGACTCAAATTCATTATCTTAACCCAATTAGAAAGTTTTTCAGAATATAAAATTTTTTTGCAAGTATTAGCAAGGCATGCAGGGGATCCAAGCCATCCCCTCTCACCATTCAGTCCTGAGAGTACTCTCATTCGAGAAGAAGCTGTGGCTATGATTCGTGAGGCATTAGAAACATCGAATTTGAAAATTCGAGAAGACCTAGCTGTGATTTTACCAGAGTTATTATGGATGGAACAAATGGGGCTTGTTTACTTTTGGTTGTCTGATTCCTCAAAGTCTTATATTAGTACGAAACTTTTAATGAATGATTCCTTAGAATTGACATTCAAACTCATCAAACTTTCCAATTTTCCTTTGTTTAAAAATGTGATGGGTCCCATCTTTCGCATGTTTCGATTGGTGAAAGGAAACCCAATTACGAAAAAACGCTAA
- a CDS encoding TPM domain-containing protein: MKITRKNWIHFGLFISFFFQVWILPLAARDVRILTNPLTDEVGILPSWERNQITEILSAIETKTSAQVYVYVIPSLEGENLETYSLAVAENSKLGQKGKDNGVLVLLSTGDRKVRIEVGYGLEETLTDTLCNRIIRNVMIPEFKKGEIPLGLVSGIQAIESILYGASESNPALNTDYPDGIAVGLSSDNTPKNIGFAVGILVLALIIHYVLKENKIYKERKWMGVLYGLFVLSIIWYFFPDAVFYLFCFGVFAGNLYLLYGLWSPLSYLFSFLSILFWIPFINYTFKADLNVLFWVFGIISLILYSLKIALDDSFIKFFNAIAKKIDSTPKGLFLHIFSFLTLGFTILSLWNGERFLYILFYQGLILFTIYGLGKNSFGFTTFHYFSAFFLWLFLVAGLYFFRPIANDSVPSFDSETMILWLQWFICLVFGYLLAVSIKVESWKYRFLKYALIAAVWTSGFSLHYLLGFSDKWSPMTFVFSYVSLFILHFLYVLANESGSGSYSSYSSGSSSSSSSYSSSSYSSSSSSRSSGGGGGSFGGGGSSGSW, from the coding sequence ATGAAAATTACCCGAAAGAATTGGATTCACTTTGGATTATTCATCAGCTTTTTCTTTCAAGTTTGGATTCTTCCCCTTGCCGCAAGAGATGTGCGAATACTCACAAATCCACTGACTGATGAAGTGGGAATCCTACCCTCTTGGGAAAGGAACCAAATCACAGAGATTCTTTCGGCGATTGAAACAAAAACATCCGCACAAGTATATGTTTATGTCATCCCGAGTTTGGAAGGGGAAAATCTAGAAACCTATTCTCTGGCTGTGGCCGAAAATTCGAAGTTAGGACAAAAGGGAAAAGACAATGGAGTATTAGTTTTATTGTCTACGGGGGATCGTAAGGTTCGTATCGAAGTTGGATATGGACTAGAAGAAACATTAACAGATACTTTGTGCAATCGAATTATTCGTAATGTAATGATTCCTGAATTTAAAAAAGGAGAAATACCCCTGGGTTTGGTTTCGGGGATTCAGGCAATTGAATCCATTTTGTATGGAGCGTCTGAATCCAACCCTGCTTTAAATACGGATTATCCTGATGGAATTGCTGTTGGATTGTCGAGTGACAACACACCCAAAAACATTGGATTTGCCGTTGGAATTTTGGTCCTAGCTCTCATCATTCACTATGTACTAAAAGAAAACAAAATATACAAAGAGAGAAAATGGATGGGAGTTTTGTATGGTTTATTTGTCCTTTCCATCATTTGGTATTTTTTTCCCGATGCAGTGTTTTATTTATTCTGCTTTGGAGTTTTTGCAGGCAATTTGTATTTACTCTACGGGCTTTGGTCTCCACTTTCTTATCTTTTTTCCTTTCTTTCCATTTTGTTTTGGATACCGTTTATCAATTATACATTCAAAGCAGACTTAAATGTTTTGTTTTGGGTATTTGGAATTATCAGTTTGATTTTATATTCCTTAAAAATTGCCTTGGATGATTCTTTCATTAAATTTTTCAATGCAATTGCCAAAAAAATAGATTCAACTCCCAAGGGTTTGTTTTTACATATATTTTCTTTTTTGACATTAGGTTTTACGATTCTTTCCCTTTGGAATGGAGAAAGATTTTTATACATCCTCTTTTACCAAGGATTGATTTTATTTACGATCTATGGTTTAGGAAAAAATTCTTTTGGTTTTACAACTTTTCATTATTTTTCTGCGTTTTTCCTTTGGCTTTTTCTCGTAGCTGGATTGTATTTTTTTCGGCCGATTGCCAATGATTCAGTTCCTTCCTTTGATTCAGAAACTATGATTCTTTGGCTCCAATGGTTTATTTGTTTGGTGTTTGGTTATCTTTTGGCTGTTTCTATAAAAGTTGAATCTTGGAAGTATCGATTTCTCAAGTATGCTTTGATTGCTGCGGTTTGGACTTCAGGTTTTTCCCTACATTATCTTTTGGGATTCTCAGACAAATGGTCGCCAATGACCTTCGTATTCTCCTATGTTTCTCTATTCATTCTGCATTTTCTCTATGTACTTGCCAATGAATCAGGGAGTGGATCTTATTCTTCTTATTCTTCCGGTAGCAGTTCTTCCTCGTCTTCTTATTCCTCTTCGAGTTACAGTAGTTCGTCTAGTTCCCGTTCGTCGGGAGGGGGAGGTGGTAGTTTTGGCGGTGGAGGTAGTTCGGGAAGTTGGTAA
- a CDS encoding GNAT family N-acetyltransferase, whose product MIRDLNESDRNQTIELVNQFYRKVNELELDGLFRIRPRAATKFTDIYFKLIGTGKVYMRGFFEESELVSLLIGRIEEKPHLEEERSLFIDLAVTKLGKKKKGYMTSLLEDVDQWCKEKSIPAMELRAILQNEEAIRFWDKSSFERFYIRYRKRIL is encoded by the coding sequence GTGATAAGAGACTTAAACGAATCTGACAGAAACCAGACCATCGAACTTGTAAATCAGTTTTACCGAAAGGTAAACGAACTCGAGTTAGATGGTCTTTTCCGTATCCGCCCAAGGGCCGCAACCAAATTCACCGACATTTATTTCAAACTGATAGGAACCGGCAAAGTCTATATGAGAGGTTTCTTTGAAGAATCTGAACTTGTTTCTTTACTCATTGGACGCATCGAAGAAAAACCCCATTTAGAAGAAGAAAGAAGCCTATTTATCGATCTTGCCGTAACCAAACTTGGTAAAAAGAAAAAAGGATATATGACTTCCCTTCTCGAAGATGTGGACCAGTGGTGCAAAGAAAAATCTATCCCGGCGATGGAACTAAGGGCCATCTTACAAAATGAAGAAGCCATTCGTTTTTGGGACAAATCTTCCTTTGAAAGGTTTTACATCCGTTACCGCAAACGAATTCTTTAA
- a CDS encoding glycine--tRNA ligase, with amino-acid sequence MAQPKEKEEQSLKPIVAVSKRRGFVFPGSEIYGGLSNTFDYGPNGIEVLNNLKRLWWEYFVHRRDDVLGLDSSILLHPRVWEASGHISNFNDPLMDCKKCKTRIRVDKFLEDKEGEGAATGKSLEELTNTIRDKAYACPTCGTVGSFTDARQFNLMFKTSHGASEEGATDIYLRPETAQGIFINFKNVTQIARKKVPFGIAQIGKSFRNEIMARQFIFRTREFEQMEMEFFCEPGTQKEWFTYWVNYCMDWLVNVVGLKKENLRVREHEKEELSFYSDSTSDIEYKYPFGWGELWGVASRTDYDLTQHETFSSEDLKYHDLDQKKKYLPYVVEPALGLNRLFLAVLCDAYEEEKLEKDEIRTVLRFGKRVSPMKVAIFPLMKKDGLDAKAKEIYTDLRNHWYVDYDDSGAIGKRYRRHDEIGTPFCITVDYDTMSDGTVTIRERDSMKQERIPILELKTYLINRMV; translated from the coding sequence ATGGCACAGCCGAAAGAGAAAGAAGAGCAGTCGCTCAAACCCATAGTAGCAGTCTCCAAAAGAAGGGGCTTTGTTTTCCCCGGATCCGAAATTTACGGAGGCCTCTCCAACACATTTGACTATGGTCCGAACGGAATCGAAGTATTAAACAATCTAAAAAGACTTTGGTGGGAATACTTTGTCCATCGACGGGACGATGTTTTGGGGCTTGATTCCTCCATCCTCCTCCACCCTCGCGTTTGGGAAGCTTCCGGCCATATTTCCAACTTCAATGATCCTCTCATGGATTGCAAAAAATGCAAAACACGAATCCGCGTGGATAAGTTCTTAGAAGATAAGGAAGGGGAAGGTGCGGCGACAGGGAAAAGTTTAGAAGAGCTCACAAATACCATCCGGGACAAAGCTTATGCCTGCCCGACTTGCGGAACGGTGGGAAGTTTTACCGATGCCCGCCAATTCAATTTGATGTTCAAAACATCCCATGGTGCCTCGGAAGAAGGAGCGACAGACATTTACCTTCGTCCAGAAACCGCACAAGGGATCTTTATCAATTTTAAGAACGTAACCCAAATTGCGCGGAAAAAAGTTCCCTTTGGGATTGCACAAATCGGGAAGTCCTTTCGAAACGAAATCATGGCTCGCCAATTTATCTTTCGCACGCGAGAATTCGAACAAATGGAGATGGAGTTTTTCTGTGAACCAGGAACTCAAAAAGAATGGTTTACCTATTGGGTGAACTACTGCATGGACTGGCTTGTGAATGTAGTGGGACTAAAAAAAGAAAACCTTCGTGTTCGCGAACATGAAAAGGAAGAACTTTCTTTTTATAGTGATTCCACAAGCGATATCGAATACAAATATCCCTTTGGTTGGGGAGAACTTTGGGGTGTTGCCTCAAGGACTGATTACGACCTCACCCAACACGAAACTTTTTCTTCTGAAGATTTAAAATACCATGATTTGGATCAAAAGAAAAAATACCTTCCTTATGTGGTAGAACCGGCCTTGGGTCTCAACCGACTTTTTCTTGCAGTTCTATGTGATGCTTACGAAGAAGAAAAGTTAGAAAAGGATGAAATTCGCACAGTCCTTCGTTTTGGGAAACGAGTGAGCCCGATGAAGGTGGCAATCTTTCCTTTAATGAAAAAGGACGGACTCGATGCCAAGGCCAAAGAAATTTATACCGATCTTCGTAACCATTGGTATGTAGATTATGATGATAGTGGTGCCATTGGAAAACGTTACCGTCGTCATGACGAAATCGGAACTCCGTTTTGTATCACAGTGGATTACGATACCATGAGTGATGGAACAGTCACCATCAGGGAAAGAGATTCGATGAAACAAGAAAGAATTCCAATACTTGAGCTCAAAACTTATCTCATCAATCGAATGGTTTAG
- a CDS encoding energy transducer TonB, translating into MDSANVKTLSPWAKKSLTFFLWMSPMFSLGPFLAFGILFAFPGEFRLRLRALAVIAVYVLSWFVFYPVELLHRSGLEWEGVINEFLAKDSRSLQLKFGFVVICFLLLLVNYIHSRSRNQKRETVRKTKLQTENPHSAIRTEMRIRDAKFDTLLLVLFLALLLNFGFQYFSEKLHPNKSLSPLAPLVDVYQFVFNYSISLCILLFSFNRNKIPSLIAKPYLRYMEGIQIRERWKAAVVSQSRFPFRLELVVKEKAKFRDRILPGFGHVYVYEYWRGFPILFLTLLLFLFSAVWVFSYLSPIFGIQFLAGFGLKPGVPDKDFFISAQNVAYAAFSVLALVGIYFYSSYLLEKSFSLENLGVKEDKVGESEPFFKPGLRKGFRNVLPLSLLFHLILISLVFLIPITLQRNKKKDQSSQKNEHFRPEKMEFYFIDPNVPDDTKGLNGGIVTGNETENKEKGEKISNEKVADNGPVKGYIKKIRGKKVPPTYSNYISAKMRIPESYMDYWAKAPHPYSSVVAYTITQEGDVIDVELVEASDYPDQDLRTLQLVESLGPLMPPPGTKNDIRVTELFWNGPIDPEFVPTPLQKEMINLFDGRYMEELSE; encoded by the coding sequence ATGGATTCGGCAAACGTAAAAACACTCTCTCCCTGGGCTAAAAAATCCTTAACCTTCTTCCTTTGGATGTCCCCCATGTTTTCCTTGGGACCATTTTTGGCATTTGGTATCCTCTTCGCTTTTCCGGGTGAATTCCGGCTACGCCTTCGTGCCTTGGCAGTCATAGCCGTTTATGTTCTCTCTTGGTTTGTATTCTATCCTGTGGAACTTCTCCACAGATCTGGATTGGAATGGGAAGGAGTGATTAACGAATTTCTTGCCAAAGATTCCCGAAGCCTTCAGTTGAAGTTTGGATTTGTAGTCATTTGTTTTTTATTACTTCTAGTGAACTACATCCACAGCAGAAGCCGTAATCAAAAAAGAGAGACAGTTCGAAAAACAAAACTCCAAACAGAAAATCCCCATTCCGCAATTCGCACAGAGATGCGAATCCGAGATGCAAAATTTGATACACTTCTTCTTGTATTATTTCTTGCTCTTCTTCTTAATTTTGGGTTTCAATACTTCTCCGAAAAATTACATCCAAACAAATCGCTTTCGCCTCTTGCCCCACTTGTGGATGTTTATCAATTTGTATTTAATTATTCTATTTCTCTTTGTATTTTGCTTTTTAGTTTCAATCGAAACAAAATTCCTTCACTCATTGCAAAACCATACCTTCGTTATATGGAAGGGATTCAGATTCGGGAACGATGGAAGGCAGCTGTTGTTTCACAAAGCCGATTCCCTTTTCGTTTGGAATTGGTAGTAAAAGAAAAGGCAAAATTTAGAGATCGAATCCTTCCTGGTTTTGGACATGTTTATGTTTATGAATATTGGCGTGGATTTCCAATTTTATTTTTAACCCTACTTTTGTTTTTGTTTTCTGCAGTCTGGGTTTTTTCTTACTTAAGCCCCATATTTGGAATTCAATTTTTAGCTGGATTTGGATTAAAACCTGGAGTCCCCGATAAAGATTTTTTTATCTCGGCACAAAACGTAGCTTATGCGGCCTTTTCTGTTTTAGCGCTGGTTGGAATTTATTTTTATTCTTCTTACTTACTCGAAAAATCTTTTAGTTTAGAAAACTTAGGGGTGAAGGAAGATAAAGTTGGTGAGTCAGAACCATTTTTTAAACCGGGTTTGCGCAAAGGATTTCGAAATGTTCTGCCTTTATCCTTACTCTTTCATTTGATATTGATTTCTCTTGTTTTTCTAATCCCAATCACCCTCCAACGGAATAAAAAGAAAGACCAGTCTTCCCAAAAAAATGAACATTTCCGTCCAGAAAAAATGGAATTCTATTTTATCGATCCGAATGTCCCAGACGATACCAAGGGACTGAATGGTGGAATTGTTACTGGAAATGAAACCGAAAACAAAGAGAAAGGGGAAAAAATCTCCAACGAAAAAGTAGCGGACAATGGCCCGGTTAAAGGTTATATCAAAAAAATTCGTGGGAAAAAAGTTCCACCAACATACTCTAATTATATCTCAGCGAAGATGCGGATTCCTGAAAGTTATATGGATTATTGGGCGAAAGCTCCTCATCCTTATTCCTCTGTGGTTGCCTATACCATCACTCAAGAGGGAGATGTGATTGATGTGGAACTTGTGGAAGCCTCCGATTATCCTGACCAAGATTTACGAACCTTACAACTTGTAGAGAGTTTGGGTCCACTCATGCCACCACCGGGAACCAAAAATGACATTCGGGTAACTGAGTTATTCTGGAATGGTCCGATTGACCCTGAATTTGTTCCCACACCTTTACAAAAAGAAATGATCAACTTGTTTGACGGCCGTTATATGGAAGAGTTGTCAGAATGA
- a CDS encoding PrsW family glutamic-type intramembrane protease, with product MKEVGFFDYLIGSLTILPWAIVIWKAYKPKKGWQEVLGILLALFFGWLSTDLILRLHPILWPETDFMPKKKISLLSQTAHLAFIQAGITEETFKIFFIMILSFVLGYDKKTKTFSPNVVLFGSFVAMGFSFIENTHYIAREPDEKKLDLFFARTVHSSNIHLLINLCFSMFLLKSNAKLESANKRLYIGFGFVLAVLQHGVVDFLLIPGSTIGLWIATSLFVGIWVWVVNDWRELMQVSKKDCKDETKNLAIAANGE from the coding sequence ATGAAAGAAGTTGGTTTTTTTGATTATTTGATTGGATCTTTGACAATTCTTCCTTGGGCTATCGTCATTTGGAAGGCGTACAAACCTAAAAAAGGATGGCAGGAAGTTTTAGGAATTCTTTTGGCATTGTTCTTTGGTTGGTTGTCCACAGATCTTATTCTGAGACTCCACCCCATCCTTTGGCCTGAAACCGATTTTATGCCAAAGAAAAAAATCAGTCTCCTTTCCCAAACAGCTCATCTCGCTTTCATTCAGGCGGGGATCACAGAAGAAACATTCAAAATATTTTTTATTATGATTTTGTCTTTTGTTCTGGGTTATGATAAAAAAACAAAAACCTTCTCACCTAATGTAGTTTTATTTGGATCTTTTGTAGCGATGGGATTTTCCTTTATCGAAAACACACATTATATTGCCAGGGAGCCCGACGAAAAAAAGTTAGATCTATTTTTTGCTCGGACAGTTCACTCCTCTAACATTCATTTGTTGATCAATCTTTGTTTTTCCATGTTTTTACTGAAGAGCAACGCGAAATTGGAATCTGCCAATAAAAGGTTATACATTGGTTTTGGTTTCGTTTTGGCAGTATTGCAACACGGGGTTGTTGATTTTCTTTTGATACCTGGATCCACCATTGGGTTATGGATTGCAACTTCCCTATTTGTGGGAATTTGGGTTTGGGTTGTGAATGATTGGCGAGAACTCATGCAGGTAAGTAAAAAAGATTGCAAAGACGAAACAAAGAATCTTGCGATTGCAGCAAACGGTGAATGA